A genomic stretch from Falco cherrug isolate bFalChe1 chromosome 3, bFalChe1.pri, whole genome shotgun sequence includes:
- the HTR1D gene encoding 5-hydroxytryptamine receptor 1D, giving the protein MTQYNHSAELFLQSSANKTLNFTETPLALDERTLLGLKISLSVLLSVITLATILANVFVVITIFLTRKLHTPANYLIGSLAVTDLLVSVLVMPISIAYTVTHTWAFGQVLCDIWLSSDITCCTASILHLCVIALDRYWAITDALEYAKRRTAGRAALMIAVVWMISISISVPPFFWRQVKAHEEIAKCTVNTDQISYTIYSTCGAFYIPTVLLLILYGRIYVAARSRILKPPSLYGKRFTTAHLITGSAGSSLCSINASLHEGHSHSGGSPIFINHVKIRLADSVLERKRISAARERKATKTLGIILGAFIFCWLPFFVMSLVLPICQDACWFHPILLDFFTWLGYLNSLINPVIYTAFNEEFKQAFQKLIHFKKCLS; this is encoded by the coding sequence CATtaaatttcactgaaacacCGCTGGCTTTGGATGAAAGGACACTATTAGGGCTGAAGATTTCACTGTCAGTCCTTCTCTCTGTTATAACTTTGGCAACAATccttgcaaatgtttttgttgttattacAATTTTTCTGACTAGAAAGCTCCACACACCTGCAAATTACCTCATTGGCTCCTTGGCAGTGACTGACCTGCTAGTGTCTGTCCTAGTAATGCCCATCAGTATTGCTTACACTGTCACCCACACCTGGGCCTTTGGCCAGGTGTTGTGTGATATATGGTTATCATCAGACATCACATGCTGCACAGCCTCAATCCTGCACCTCTGTGTTATTGCACTGGACAGATACTGGGCTATCACAGACGCTTTGGAATATGCCAAACGCCGGACTGCTGGCCGAGCAGCGCTCATGATTGCTGTGGTCTGGATGATATCGATTAGTATTTCTGTGCCACCATTTTTTTGGAGGCAAGTGAAAGCTCATGAAGAAATTGCAAAGTGTACTGTGAACACAGATCAAATATCCTACACAATTTATTCCACTTGTGGAGCTTTCTACATCCCGACTGTGCTGCTCCTGATATTGTATGGCAGAATTTATGTAGCAGCTCGATCCAGGATTCTGAAGCCACCCTCATTATATGGGAAACGTTTTACTACTGCACACCTGATTACTGGCTCTGCTGGgtcttccctctgctccatcaATGCTAGCCTTCATGAAGGGCATTCCCATTCAGGTGGGTCCCCAATATTTATCAATCATGTTAAAATAAGACTTGCAGATAGTgtcctggaaaggaaaagaatttctgctgcaagagaaaggaaagctaCCAAAACTTTAGGCATTATTCTGGgagctttcattttctgctggcTGCCTTTTTTTGTTATGTCCCTAGTCCTACCGATCTGCCAAGATGCTTGTTGGTTTCATCCCATCCTACTGGACTTTTTTACATGGTTAGGTTACTTAAACTCATTGATCAATCCAGTCATTTATACAGCTTTTAATGAAGAATTTAAACAGGCTTTCCAAAAACtaatacatttcaaaaaatgtttgtcTTGA